A region of Planococcus sp. MSAK28401 DNA encodes the following proteins:
- a CDS encoding CAP-associated domain-containing protein, with the protein MRVRKLFGILLLIVLLFFTRPVWEASVEEYVDLSFLDSVDEVIGNVTADTDVSKALDEAKYFTTRMSHQLQAMVTESSAALPEAVAKPELSDTDSMVAVHNITLGMSKEQAQQKVGLPLRLMENEYGTDWHSYHQDYQNYVLLSYDENGEVNGMFTNQDLISSTEGFSMDSTKAQVRELFGTPLTSLQKGRVQYILDSRDEYDLFETADSYTTVFYDVHEGDTVTAVQVIDKDLEEQRSEIYAEPSPELKSGYEFLLFELTNSARIQRELPLLKWDDKTMETARDHSQEMAEERYFSHTNPAGQSPFDRMKEDGITFFIAGENLAYGQYSAVFAHEGLMNSMGHRENIVKPDFGYLGVGVAFNSDKQPYFTANFFNR; encoded by the coding sequence ATGCGTGTGCGGAAATTGTTTGGCATCTTGTTGCTCATAGTCTTATTGTTTTTCACCCGCCCAGTATGGGAGGCGTCTGTCGAAGAATACGTCGACCTGAGCTTTTTGGATTCGGTAGATGAGGTGATCGGAAATGTAACAGCTGACACGGATGTTTCCAAAGCGCTTGATGAAGCCAAATATTTCACGACGCGCATGAGCCATCAACTGCAGGCAATGGTGACGGAAAGCTCAGCTGCATTGCCCGAGGCGGTCGCAAAACCAGAGCTCTCCGATACGGATTCCATGGTGGCGGTCCATAATATTACGCTTGGCATGAGCAAGGAACAAGCCCAGCAAAAAGTCGGCTTGCCGTTGCGTTTAATGGAAAATGAATACGGAACCGATTGGCATAGCTATCATCAGGATTACCAAAATTACGTATTGCTGTCCTACGATGAGAACGGAGAGGTCAACGGCATGTTCACCAATCAGGATCTCATCTCTTCGACGGAAGGCTTCTCGATGGATTCGACCAAAGCACAAGTACGCGAGTTGTTCGGGACACCGCTGACGAGCCTGCAAAAAGGGCGTGTGCAATATATTCTGGATTCTCGCGATGAGTATGATTTGTTTGAAACAGCGGATTCCTATACAACGGTTTTTTATGACGTTCACGAAGGGGATACAGTTACAGCGGTCCAGGTCATCGATAAGGATTTGGAAGAGCAGCGCAGTGAAATTTACGCGGAGCCATCCCCGGAATTGAAGTCAGGCTATGAATTTTTATTGTTCGAACTGACTAACTCAGCAAGAATCCAGCGCGAGCTGCCACTCTTGAAATGGGACGACAAAACGATGGAAACGGCGCGCGACCACAGCCAGGAGATGGCTGAAGAACGTTATTTCAGCCACACCAACCCGGCTGGACAATCGCCTTTTGACCGCATGAAAGAAGATGGCATTACGTTCTTTATCGCCGGTGAGAACTTGGCGTACGGGCAGTATAGCGCTGTATTCGCCCATGAAGGGCTCATGAACTCGATGGGCCACCGGGAAAATATCGTCAAACCCGACTTCGGCTATCTTGGCGTCGGCGTCGCGTTCAACTCAGACAAGCAGCCGTATTTCACGGCAAACTTCTTTAATCGCTAA
- a CDS encoding undecaprenyl-diphosphate phosphatase, with protein MEQLWLTIKFLLLGLFQGLTEPIPISSSGHLLIAQYFLDVEIEGSNSTFALLVNSASLIAVLIIYRDDIKRLVINGLKFFKEKTPETRRDFMFVVYLVVATIPAGIIGVLFQDTIDSYLSTIVTVGVTLVITGLALWLIRNMRGQRKDGNMTMKDAWIIGGAQAVALIPGISRSGATIVAAMARGINQETALRFSFLLFIPVSFGGAVLSITDIVNDDNLATMAVPYIMAFVGSLVASYFSLKWFMNIMAKGQLKYFAIYCFIVGPLVVLAWFLLN; from the coding sequence ATGGAACAATTATGGCTTACAATTAAATTTTTGCTACTTGGGCTATTCCAAGGGCTCACGGAACCGATCCCGATCTCTTCAAGCGGCCACTTGCTGATTGCGCAGTATTTTCTCGATGTTGAAATCGAAGGAAGCAATTCGACATTTGCGTTGCTCGTCAATAGCGCATCTTTAATCGCTGTCTTGATCATTTACCGTGACGACATCAAACGGCTGGTGATCAATGGCTTGAAATTCTTCAAAGAAAAAACGCCGGAAACGCGGCGCGATTTCATGTTTGTCGTTTACTTGGTCGTTGCGACCATCCCGGCGGGCATCATCGGCGTGTTATTCCAAGACACGATTGATTCCTACTTGTCGACGATCGTCACGGTCGGCGTCACTTTGGTTATCACCGGTCTCGCCCTTTGGCTGATCCGCAATATGCGCGGCCAACGGAAAGACGGCAATATGACGATGAAAGACGCCTGGATCATCGGCGGCGCCCAAGCCGTCGCTTTGATCCCCGGCATCAGCCGCAGCGGCGCCACGATTGTGGCCGCTATGGCTCGCGGCATTAACCAAGAGACAGCATTGCGCTTTTCGTTTCTGCTGTTCATTCCGGTCAGTTTTGGCGGAGCTGTGCTGAGCATCACCGACATCGTCAATGACGATAATCTAGCGACAATGGCCGTGCCATATATCATGGCGTTTGTCGGCTCGCTCGTCGCTTCGTACTTCTCGCTGAAATGGTTCATGAACATTATGGCGAAAGGCCAGCTCAAGTATTTTGCGATCTACTGCTTTATCGTCGGCCCGCTCGTCGTGCTCGCTTGGTTCTTGTTGAACTAA
- a CDS encoding AI-2E family transporter: protein MTNKLWFQAGVGIILTLVIIRLFIEVQGIFDPLFIIAGTIFVPLLLGGVLFYLTRPLLYFLEKRKFPKWSGILIIVLLIVLVFYLLYAMVGPMVTEQVNSLVDNAPEIIEDVEDYAQYLLAQRDRLPDSLEEQINDMSGQIGDRIGDIGGWIVSFLTSFISGLFTLILVPFFLIYLLIDHRKFIPFISGFFSGQRKLWVIKTLKDIDHTLQAYIQGQLFVSFLVGIMLYIGYLIIGLEYSLLLAIIGMATNVIPFLGPYIAVVPAIIIALVQEPIMAVYVAIIMLIAQQIESNFITPNVMGNALDVHPLTVITLILAAGNIAGIWGIILAIPFYAVVKTIIKNIYARRQEIRSTATREV, encoded by the coding sequence GTGACAAATAAATTATGGTTTCAAGCGGGCGTCGGAATCATCCTGACACTGGTCATCATTCGTTTATTCATCGAAGTCCAGGGGATTTTCGACCCGCTGTTCATCATTGCGGGAACGATTTTCGTACCGCTGCTTCTCGGGGGCGTGTTGTTTTATTTGACGCGTCCGCTGCTGTATTTTTTGGAGAAACGCAAATTTCCTAAATGGTCCGGCATCCTGATCATTGTACTTTTGATCGTTTTGGTCTTTTATCTATTGTATGCAATGGTCGGACCGATGGTGACGGAACAGGTCAACTCTCTTGTTGACAATGCACCTGAAATTATTGAGGATGTCGAAGACTATGCGCAGTATCTGCTCGCCCAGCGCGACCGTTTGCCCGATTCACTCGAAGAGCAAATCAATGATATGAGCGGCCAGATCGGCGACCGCATCGGCGATATCGGCGGCTGGATCGTGTCGTTCCTGACGAGCTTTATTTCGGGGCTGTTTACACTGATCCTCGTGCCGTTTTTCCTGATCTATCTATTGATCGATCATCGGAAATTCATCCCGTTCATTTCCGGCTTCTTCAGCGGACAGCGCAAGCTATGGGTCATCAAGACGCTCAAGGACATCGACCACACGTTGCAGGCCTATATCCAAGGCCAGTTGTTCGTCAGCTTTTTGGTTGGGATTATGCTATACATCGGCTATTTGATCATCGGCCTTGAATACTCGTTGTTATTGGCAATCATCGGCATGGCAACGAACGTCATCCCGTTTCTCGGGCCATATATCGCTGTTGTGCCGGCCATCATCATCGCGCTCGTACAAGAGCCGATCATGGCAGTTTATGTCGCCATCATCATGTTGATCGCACAACAGATTGAGAGTAATTTCATTACCCCGAACGTTATGGGGAATGCGCTCGATGTCCACCCGCTGACAGTCATCACATTGATTCTTGCAGCCGGTAACATCGCGGGCATTTGGGGGATAATCTTGGCGATCCCGTTTTATGCGGTCGTGAAAACGATCATCAAAAACATTTACGCAAGGCGCCAGGAAATCCGCTCGACCGCAACAAGAGAAGTATAA
- a CDS encoding MarR family winged helix-turn-helix transcriptional regulator translates to MDMRIKEAVELFQEVLFYGTERVIRSVDNPLWEQFSPEQMQSLKLIGKEGRITSARLAVLQGVHKSAVSNRTKKLLQKELIQVVQTADRREKLLELTDAGKSVLEESDKILAEYLEKLMSEQVDDQEIDQFLVIFRKLSAIMKTDGV, encoded by the coding sequence ATGGATATGCGCATTAAAGAAGCGGTCGAATTGTTTCAAGAAGTATTATTTTACGGAACGGAACGGGTTATCCGTTCGGTGGACAATCCGTTGTGGGAACAGTTTTCCCCCGAGCAGATGCAGTCGCTGAAGCTAATCGGCAAAGAAGGTCGAATCACATCGGCGAGACTTGCAGTGCTGCAGGGTGTACATAAAAGCGCCGTCTCAAACCGCACGAAAAAGCTATTGCAAAAAGAATTGATTCAAGTCGTCCAGACGGCAGATCGGCGGGAAAAGCTGCTTGAATTGACCGATGCCGGAAAATCGGTCCTCGAAGAATCGGATAAAATATTGGCGGAGTATTTGGAAAAACTGATGTCGGAACAAGTCGACGACCAGGAAATCGATCAATTCTTGGTGATTTTCAGAAAGCTCAGCGCAATCATGAAAACGGATGGAGTGTAA
- a CDS encoding MMPL family transporter, translating to MQTILKLKWPIMIGLIVLTAALFLVAPNLTEQAEEAGSFQLSEQADSQRAATILESADVSGQTISLVIELDSALDETSEQQIADMRAEIEALGDPVTTVLDPFENEELEAQLVAEDRQTVLLPVSIEGTDEEAAALADEIRETIVPEDLTVYLTGEAIINQDVNTSAQEGLKKTEIITVVLIFGLLLAVFRSFITPIIPLVAVGLSYLLSQSLVAFFIDWFGFPVSNYTQIFLVAILFGLGTDYCILLLSRYKEELTEGKDVQEAILNTYRTAGKTLFISGFSGFIAFAAIGFAEFPIFKSAVAVAVGIAVLLVVLFTVMPFFMAVLKDKLFWPSKGSASHKDSKLWIWIGKLSVNRPLWSMLLVAAITVPLLFSYNNDLSFNTVDEISSDYESVKGLDAIESAFGAGNTMPVQVVIKGEENLTAEETIPYLDALAQDMEKVEGVDMVRAITRPTGSVIDEFFVDHQLGLIAEGLEEANAGIGEVQSGLGEIETNLETISGQAGGAGLREAAAGLSQVNGQLEQISGGLQQTGNIEQTVGALAQVNAGLSEIEQGLNGGAGQYDELAGGIGELAQGVGASSDGLVEISEGLTEIADTLTGISDSEAVRGTGIYLPEGILEQEEFEPLLDQYAFGEGEGMLMEVVLEEDPYSPEAIDIVTNLKEAAERSINGTPLEEVDIAYGGVPSINSDLKDISESDFTRTVSIMLISLFVVLAVLLRSFIMPLFMIGSLLLTYYSSIAITELIFVGWLGYDGITWAVPFFGFVMLVSLGIDYSIFLLDRYREEALTAEDFSKAMHRSMAKMGTVIITAAILLAGTFGAMLPSGVLSLMQIAAIVITGLLLYGLIVLPLLVPAITVSFAGGAWWPFGLKKKK from the coding sequence ATGCAAACGATACTGAAATTAAAATGGCCGATCATGATCGGGCTCATCGTATTGACGGCGGCATTGTTTTTAGTGGCGCCAAACTTAACGGAACAAGCGGAAGAAGCAGGTTCGTTCCAATTGTCCGAACAAGCGGACTCGCAGCGTGCGGCTACCATTTTGGAATCGGCTGATGTGTCAGGGCAGACGATTTCATTGGTGATCGAACTGGATTCAGCGCTCGATGAAACAAGCGAGCAGCAGATTGCGGATATGAGAGCGGAAATCGAAGCGCTCGGCGATCCGGTGACGACAGTATTGGATCCATTTGAAAATGAAGAACTCGAAGCTCAATTGGTGGCAGAAGATCGACAGACGGTCTTGCTTCCGGTATCGATTGAAGGAACAGACGAAGAAGCGGCGGCACTCGCCGATGAAATCCGTGAAACGATTGTGCCAGAAGATTTAACGGTCTACTTGACAGGTGAGGCGATCATCAACCAAGACGTCAATACCAGTGCGCAGGAAGGGCTGAAGAAAACCGAAATCATCACGGTAGTTTTGATTTTCGGCTTGCTGCTGGCGGTATTCCGTTCGTTTATCACGCCAATCATCCCGCTTGTGGCGGTAGGGCTCAGCTATTTGCTCAGCCAATCGCTCGTGGCGTTTTTCATCGATTGGTTCGGCTTCCCGGTATCGAATTACACGCAGATTTTCCTGGTGGCGATTCTGTTCGGTCTCGGGACTGATTATTGTATCTTGTTGCTCAGCCGTTATAAAGAAGAGCTGACAGAAGGAAAAGATGTGCAAGAAGCGATTCTGAATACGTACCGGACGGCAGGGAAGACTTTGTTCATCAGCGGATTCTCGGGCTTTATCGCATTTGCAGCTATCGGTTTTGCGGAATTCCCGATTTTCAAATCGGCCGTTGCCGTCGCAGTCGGCATCGCCGTACTCCTTGTCGTGCTGTTTACCGTCATGCCGTTTTTCATGGCGGTGCTAAAAGACAAGCTGTTCTGGCCAAGCAAGGGCTCGGCTTCCCATAAGGACAGCAAATTGTGGATCTGGATCGGCAAATTGTCCGTCAACCGGCCGCTTTGGTCGATGCTGCTGGTGGCGGCCATTACGGTTCCTTTGTTGTTCTCCTATAATAATGACCTTTCATTTAATACAGTAGACGAAATCAGTTCGGATTATGAATCGGTGAAAGGCCTCGATGCCATTGAATCGGCATTCGGCGCAGGCAATACGATGCCGGTGCAAGTTGTCATCAAAGGCGAAGAAAACCTAACGGCAGAAGAAACAATTCCGTATCTGGATGCCTTGGCGCAGGACATGGAAAAAGTCGAAGGTGTCGACATGGTTCGTGCCATTACGCGCCCTACCGGTTCGGTCATCGATGAATTTTTCGTCGATCATCAGTTGGGCCTTATCGCAGAAGGACTTGAAGAAGCGAATGCCGGGATTGGCGAAGTCCAGTCCGGCCTCGGGGAAATCGAAACCAATCTGGAAACGATCAGCGGACAGGCTGGAGGCGCTGGTCTTCGCGAAGCAGCTGCAGGTTTGTCGCAAGTGAACGGGCAGCTCGAACAGATTTCAGGCGGCCTCCAGCAGACCGGCAATATTGAACAGACAGTCGGTGCGCTCGCGCAAGTGAATGCCGGGCTTTCAGAGATCGAACAAGGCTTGAACGGCGGCGCTGGCCAGTATGATGAATTGGCTGGCGGCATCGGGGAGCTTGCGCAAGGCGTCGGCGCTTCATCCGACGGCCTTGTGGAAATCAGTGAAGGCTTGACTGAAATCGCCGACACGCTGACAGGCATCAGCGACAGCGAAGCGGTGCGCGGCACAGGGATCTATCTTCCTGAAGGCATCTTGGAACAAGAAGAATTCGAACCGCTGCTTGATCAGTATGCATTTGGCGAAGGGGAAGGCATGCTGATGGAAGTGGTGCTCGAAGAAGATCCATATTCGCCGGAAGCGATCGACATCGTCACGAATTTGAAAGAAGCGGCCGAGAGAAGCATTAACGGCACGCCTCTTGAAGAAGTGGACATCGCATATGGCGGGGTTCCAAGCATCAATAGCGACTTGAAGGATATCTCAGAGAGCGACTTTACGCGAACGGTCAGCATTATGCTCATCAGTTTGTTCGTGGTTTTGGCAGTGCTTCTGCGTTCCTTCATCATGCCGCTGTTCATGATTGGCTCTCTTTTATTGACTTATTATAGTTCGATTGCGATCACCGAGTTGATCTTCGTCGGATGGCTTGGCTATGATGGCATCACGTGGGCCGTTCCGTTCTTTGGCTTCGTCATGCTCGTCTCGCTCGGCATTGATTATTCGATCTTCCTGCTCGACCGCTACCGGGAAGAAGCCTTGACGGCTGAAGACTTCTCGAAAGCGATGCACCGGTCGATGGCGAAAATGGGGACAGTCATCATCACGGCTGCCATTTTGCTCGCTGGAACCTTCGGCGCGATGCTGCCATCTGGAGTCTTAAGCCTGATGCAGATCGCAGCCATCGTCATCACAGGCTTGCTGCTTTACGGCTTGATCGTTTTGCCGCTGCTCGTGCCGGCGATTACCGTTTCATTTGCGGGCGGCGCTTGGTGGCCATTCGGATTGAAAAAGAAAAAATAA
- a CDS encoding GNAT family N-acetyltransferase produces MNIRRLGMHEELPLGLLLEADPSEQLVRDYCSGGHCFIAEQQETVMGVFVLVALDSNTAEIKNIALAESERGKGLGKRLVFSALEEAKKLGFSTVEIGTGNSSLAQLALYQKCGFRMKSIDRDFFTRHYEEPIFENGLQCRDMVRLDYRL; encoded by the coding sequence ATGAACATCCGAAGATTGGGAATGCACGAGGAATTGCCGCTCGGCCTGTTGCTGGAAGCGGATCCTTCTGAGCAATTGGTTCGCGACTATTGTTCTGGCGGCCATTGCTTTATCGCCGAACAACAGGAAACCGTCATGGGCGTGTTCGTCTTGGTTGCGCTGGATTCGAATACCGCTGAAATTAAAAACATTGCACTCGCTGAGTCTGAGCGCGGCAAAGGGCTTGGCAAGCGTTTGGTGTTTTCAGCGCTCGAAGAAGCGAAAAAGCTCGGCTTTTCAACTGTTGAGATCGGCACCGGAAATTCGAGTTTGGCGCAATTGGCGCTCTACCAAAAATGCGGGTTCCGCATGAAATCGATCGACCGGGATTTTTTCACCCGCCATTACGAAGAACCGATTTTTGAAAATGGCCTCCAATGCCGGGATATGGTGCGGCTCGATTATCGGTTATAA
- a CDS encoding serine hydrolase, whose protein sequence is MFKKVILYTNRLDEMKGFYEYQLGFRIVEEDEASFALSIGTSVLEFRQSDRASFYHYAINIPGNQFSLAKFWARARVELNRQEGMDEIYYSNFNSDAFYFQDPAGNIVEFIGRRHVDIMDDFTIDSLLDISEVGIVSPHVKEVGESLEQMEIPVRGNKGIDATTLNFLGKDPHFLVLVPPKRTWFFSKLKSETHPLAIELADGRMIEIDVEGHMVQKQADNPVSDLMESAAFSGTAHMAGNENWSLAKGFANRADERPIAVDSRFGIASGSKIFTAVAVLQLVEQGKLELSAKLSELLPKTFPNFNATVHQLLCHTSGLPDYFDEEVMDDFEQLWQEIPMYRMETPADFVPLFRDLPPVEEPGARFRSNNAGYIALGLIIEQVTGEEFADYVEREVLEKADMSDSGYFRLDRLPKNTAYGYIEEDGSWRTNQYAIPVRGGADGGAFVTAGDMAKFWNRLMDGTLLSEEMKNRLLTVQTQEGEQAYGYGVWIDKQEAEMVKYHVMGYDPGVNFRSGYYPQQKSIVTVLSNAGEGAYDIVKAIEREKKLRG, encoded by the coding sequence ATGTTCAAGAAAGTGATACTGTACACAAACCGTTTGGATGAAATGAAAGGCTTCTATGAGTACCAGTTGGGCTTCCGGATTGTCGAGGAAGACGAAGCAAGCTTTGCGCTTTCGATCGGCACGTCCGTTTTGGAATTTCGCCAGTCGGACCGAGCGTCTTTTTACCATTATGCGATCAATATTCCAGGCAACCAATTCAGTTTGGCTAAATTCTGGGCGCGTGCACGCGTCGAACTGAACCGCCAGGAAGGCATGGATGAAATCTATTATTCGAATTTTAATTCCGATGCATTTTACTTCCAGGACCCTGCCGGCAATATCGTTGAGTTTATCGGACGCCGCCACGTCGACATCATGGATGACTTCACAATCGATTCACTGCTCGATATCAGTGAAGTCGGCATCGTTTCGCCACATGTAAAGGAAGTGGGCGAGTCATTGGAACAGATGGAGATTCCCGTTCGCGGCAATAAAGGGATCGATGCGACAACGCTGAATTTCCTCGGCAAAGACCCCCATTTTCTGGTGCTGGTACCGCCGAAACGAACGTGGTTCTTCTCCAAGCTGAAAAGCGAAACCCATCCGCTTGCAATCGAACTTGCAGACGGGCGGATGATCGAAATTGACGTGGAAGGGCATATGGTTCAAAAGCAAGCGGATAATCCGGTTTCCGACTTGATGGAATCCGCTGCCTTTTCAGGGACTGCCCATATGGCGGGCAATGAAAATTGGTCGCTTGCCAAAGGATTCGCGAACCGTGCGGACGAACGGCCGATTGCCGTCGACAGCCGCTTCGGCATCGCGTCCGGCAGCAAAATCTTTACAGCCGTGGCCGTGTTGCAATTGGTGGAACAAGGCAAGCTTGAGCTATCCGCCAAGCTGTCAGAGCTATTGCCGAAGACCTTCCCGAATTTCAACGCCACGGTTCATCAATTGTTGTGCCATACATCGGGTCTTCCTGATTACTTCGATGAAGAAGTTATGGATGATTTTGAACAATTATGGCAAGAGATTCCGATGTACCGGATGGAGACGCCGGCTGATTTTGTACCATTATTCCGCGACTTGCCGCCTGTCGAAGAACCGGGAGCGCGTTTTCGCTCTAACAACGCCGGCTATATTGCGCTTGGGCTGATTATCGAGCAAGTGACTGGCGAAGAGTTTGCCGATTATGTCGAGCGGGAAGTTTTGGAGAAAGCAGATATGTCGGACTCGGGTTATTTCCGCCTGGACCGGTTGCCGAAAAATACGGCGTATGGATATATTGAGGAAGACGGCTCTTGGCGCACGAACCAATACGCGATTCCAGTTCGCGGTGGAGCGGACGGAGGCGCCTTCGTCACGGCAGGGGACATGGCGAAATTCTGGAACCGGTTGATGGACGGGACTTTATTGTCTGAAGAGATGAAAAACCGCCTGCTGACGGTCCAGACACAAGAAGGCGAACAGGCTTACGGCTACGGTGTGTGGATCGATAAGCAAGAAGCGGAGATGGTGAAGTATCATGTAATGGGGTACGACCCAGGCGTGAATTTCCGCTCGGGCTATTATCCACAGCAAAAATCCATCGTTACTGTATTGTCAAATGCAGGGGAAGGCGCGTATGATATAGTGAAAGCCATTGAACGCGAGAAAAAACTGAGAGGGTGA
- a CDS encoding cold-shock protein produces MEQGKVKWFNSEKGFGFIEREGGDDVFVHFSAIQSEGFKTLDEGQEVTFDIEQGQRGLQATNVSKA; encoded by the coding sequence ATGGAACAAGGTAAAGTAAAATGGTTTAACTCAGAAAAAGGATTCGGCTTCATCGAGCGCGAAGGCGGAGACGACGTATTCGTACACTTCTCAGCTATCCAAAGCGAAGGATTCAAAACTCTTGACGAAGGTCAAGAAGTTACTTTTGACATCGAGCAAGGCCAACGCGGTCTTCAAGCTACTAACGTATCAAAAGCTTAA
- a CDS encoding topology modulation protein yields MQRIMVIGVSAGAGKSTFARRLGEVMELPVHHLDAYYWKPGWVEAEEKEFRHKQQELANESRWIIEGNYNSTVDIRLSACDALIQLQLPLWRCLWRVLKRRVQYRKQARPDMAPGCPEKLDYEFLKFIVTTYRSRQKSQHHLIEEFIREYPEKQAYILRTQAEIDAFLLQAGK; encoded by the coding sequence ATGCAGCGGATTATGGTGATCGGTGTATCAGCGGGAGCCGGCAAATCAACGTTTGCGAGACGTTTGGGGGAAGTAATGGAGTTGCCGGTGCATCATTTGGACGCGTATTATTGGAAGCCGGGATGGGTCGAAGCAGAAGAAAAAGAATTTCGGCACAAGCAACAGGAACTGGCGAATGAGTCACGCTGGATCATCGAAGGGAACTATAACAGCACGGTCGATATCCGCTTGTCGGCTTGCGATGCACTTATCCAATTGCAGCTGCCGCTGTGGCGCTGTTTATGGCGTGTATTGAAAAGGCGCGTCCAATACCGCAAACAGGCGAGGCCGGATATGGCGCCAGGATGTCCTGAAAAGCTGGATTACGAATTCTTGAAGTTCATCGTGACAACTTATCGCAGCCGGCAAAAATCGCAGCATCATTTAATAGAAGAATTTATTAGGGAGTATCCTGAAAAACAGGCGTATATTCTCCGTACTCAGGCGGAAATCGACGCTTTTTTATTGCAAGCCGGTAAATAG
- a CDS encoding UDP-N-acetylmuramoyl-L-alanyl-D-glutamate--2,6-diaminopimelate ligase → MKLQFAQIPGVRIVKSFGPESADIQAIVYNSSAARNGSAFFCVIGENTDGHLYIEPAIENGAQAIIGSNEEILSQQAKRHPAVSFVLVADVRYALAHTADFFFSSPQHDLFKIGVTGTNGKTTTATYVRNLFNLLGTPCGFIGTTGIETAEGKVPFKKSTPTTPIASDIHQIFSMLVDADTQAVAMEVSSTALDQQRVEGIVFDVAIHTNLSEEHLEYHKTFEHYRESKLKLFERAKAAVVNLDDPGLSGGILAVADYPVLSYSQNPSSGADLIWGDYSASAQGMRFELNYRGDVRMIEAPLFGDYNAANLTAAIATALHAGHSLDQIIAVLPDMPQVEGRFQVIRGPEERTIILDYAHTPVAIDAVLKEARKLPHRRLIALIAGIGIRDFAKMPKMAKASEGKADVLVVTVDHPGYNDPDEVVSEVIKGFSVPYMQKVLKAPTRKQAVEKALEESGPEDIILLSSGCINGAQIIKGEHIPHSDEAIIEAFFSSKTGEF, encoded by the coding sequence ATGAAGTTGCAATTTGCACAAATCCCCGGGGTACGTATAGTAAAATCATTCGGGCCAGAGTCAGCGGACATCCAGGCGATTGTCTATAACTCTTCGGCGGCACGGAATGGTTCTGCATTTTTTTGCGTCATCGGAGAGAACACGGACGGACATTTATACATAGAGCCTGCCATCGAAAATGGTGCACAGGCAATCATCGGCTCCAACGAGGAAATTCTGTCCCAACAAGCGAAGCGCCATCCGGCTGTCAGCTTTGTGCTGGTGGCGGATGTACGCTATGCACTTGCGCACACTGCAGATTTCTTTTTCAGCTCACCACAGCATGATTTGTTTAAAATCGGCGTGACAGGCACGAACGGCAAGACCACAACGGCTACCTATGTCCGTAATTTATTCAATTTGCTGGGAACACCTTGTGGATTTATTGGCACGACAGGCATCGAAACGGCTGAAGGCAAAGTGCCGTTCAAAAAAAGCACGCCGACTACGCCAATCGCTTCGGATATCCACCAGATTTTCTCCATGCTGGTTGATGCTGACACACAGGCAGTTGCCATGGAAGTGTCGTCTACTGCACTGGATCAGCAGCGCGTGGAAGGCATCGTTTTCGATGTCGCGATCCATACGAATTTATCCGAGGAACATCTCGAATACCATAAAACTTTTGAACATTACCGGGAGTCTAAACTGAAATTGTTCGAGCGCGCGAAAGCGGCAGTCGTCAATCTCGATGACCCTGGTTTGAGCGGCGGCATTCTAGCGGTGGCGGATTATCCGGTACTGAGCTATAGCCAAAATCCGTCGAGCGGCGCCGATCTCATTTGGGGAGATTACAGCGCATCTGCACAAGGCATGCGTTTTGAATTGAATTATAGAGGCGACGTCCGGATGATCGAAGCCCCGCTATTCGGCGATTACAATGCCGCGAATTTGACGGCGGCGATTGCGACTGCCTTGCACGCAGGACATTCACTCGACCAAATCATTGCGGTCTTGCCGGATATGCCTCAAGTGGAAGGGCGTTTTCAAGTGATCAGGGGACCTGAAGAGCGGACCATCATTTTGGATTACGCCCATACCCCAGTCGCGATCGATGCGGTCTTAAAAGAAGCCCGTAAATTGCCGCATCGCCGTTTAATCGCGCTTATTGCCGGAATCGGCATCCGTGATTTCGCCAAGATGCCGAAAATGGCGAAAGCGTCTGAAGGAAAAGCAGATGTTTTAGTCGTTACAGTCGACCATCCGGGTTATAACGACCCGGATGAGGTTGTATCGGAAGTGATCAAAGGCTTCAGTGTGCCGTACATGCAAAAAGTGCTGAAGGCGCCAACACGCAAACAGGCAGTGGAAAAAGCGCTTGAGGAAAGCGGCCCAGAAGACATCATCTTGTTGTCGAGCGGCTGTATCAACGGCGCGCAAATCATCAAAGGGGAACATATCCCGCATTCAGATGAAGCGATAATCGAAGCGTTTTTCTCGAGCAAAACCGGGGAATTTTAG